CACTTTCTCCAGGCGGTGTTCCACCCCGGTAAAGTCACTCAGTGAAGCCCGTATATTTTCATCGTGGATATCGACCACCTTGGATGCGATGCCCGATGCCAGCGAATTGTACAGGTTATGTGTACCCGTTAATGCTAATAAGTCCTGATCCATTGTAAATGTTCCGTTTGAGGTTTCAATTACTATTTGCTTATTATCCGTATATCCCTTCACGCCGTCTTCATGCGTTTCGGCGAATGGGTAAAGAGTTGCCGCAGGATGGCGTTTAGCGATCTCACGGGCAATGATCGGGTCGTCGTTCCAGAAGATGAACGCATCTTCCGACGTTTGGTTCTGGATTATGCGGAACTTGGCGTTCACATAATTCTGCATCTCGTAGTTATAACGGTCCAGATGATCGGGTGTTATATTCAACAAGATAGCTATATCCGCTTTGAAGTCGTACATGTTGTCCAACTGAAAACTGCTCAGTTCGATCACGTAGACCGCGTGCGGGTCTTCGGCAACCTGCAATGCCAGGCTGTTTCCTACGTTTCCTGCCAGGCCGACATCCACTCCGGCTTCTTTCAGGATATGGTACGTAAGCATGGTAGTCGTTGTCTTACCATTACTTCCGGTGATACAGATCATTTTCGAGTCGGTGTATCGTCCGGCAAATTCTATTTCGGAGATGATATGCGTCCC
This is a stretch of genomic DNA from Parabacteroides chongii. It encodes these proteins:
- the murD gene encoding UDP-N-acetylmuramoyl-L-alanine--D-glutamate ligase; protein product: MNNRIVVLGGGESGAGAAVLAKAKGFDVFVSDFSSIKPKYKDMLDAHGIRWEEGQHTEADILNADEIIKSPGIPDKAPMIQKLKAQGTHIISEIEFAGRYTDSKMICITGSNGKTTTTMLTYHILKEAGVDVGLAGNVGNSLALQVAEDPHAVYVIELSSFQLDNMYDFKADIAILLNITPDHLDRYNYEMQNYVNAKFRIIQNQTSEDAFIFWNDDPIIAREIAKRHPAATLYPFAETHEDGVKGYTDNKQIVIETSNGTFTMDQDLLALTGTHNLYNSLASGIASKVVDIHDENIRASLSDFTGVEHRLEKVARVRGVDYINDSKATNVNSCWYALQSMTTKLVLILGGTDKGNDYSEIEELVKQKVRALIFLGVDNNKLHTFFDGKVSQIEDARSMEEAVSKAYKLAEKGDTVLLSPCCASFDLFKSYEDRGDQFKACVRNL